TTTTTAAACCAAAATTCAGTGCTTTTCCTTTTGTTTTGGGTTTAAAATCAGGAACTTCAATTATTCTCCAGTGAGAAGGCATTTTATAATTTTTTAAATATTCTTTTATTTCAAGGTCATCCTCTTCAATCAGAAGTATTATATCAAGTTTATCTTTTGGATAATCTATATTTTCCATTGCCATATACAGTTGATTAAAAATTTCCTTTTCTTTATATATTGGTAATAGAATAGTATAAAGAGGCCATTCTCTATTTGAAATAATTTCAATTTCATTTATTTTTATTTCCTTATTTCTAATAAGCCCTCTAAAGACCAAAAATAATTTGTGGATGCAGATGATAAAATAAATTGTAGAGAAGAAATAAAAAAAAGTATATGTTTTAAAGAAAAAATGAGAATAAAGGAGATAAAAAGTTCCGCAAAAAAATAAAAAAATGAAAATTTTTTGCCACCATATAAGTTTAATGTAAGCGTTTTCTTCAGGCAAAAGAAATTCAAATTTCAGAAAATTATTCTCCATAAAAATTCACTTTCAATGCAATCCATTTTTTAAAAGGAGGTATTTCAACTTTTAAATTTCCTTTTTCATCACTCAAAATTTCTTTCTCATCAATTTTACCTTTTTCAGGGTCATAAAATTCTACTTTGAATTTACCTGTTCTTTTATCTTTTAAAAAGCATATCATATTATTATATTCAGGAAAATCTCTTCTTTCAACATTCCTTATAACACTATAATCATACAGGAAAACACTTGAAAAAAATCTGTTTCCAGTTGCTACTGTAAAAATTTGGTTTTTCCCCGCTCCATCAATGATAACATTTTCTGACTCAAGGGGAAATTTCAACCTGTCAACACCTTTTGTGTATTCTGAAAAGATTTTATAAATGTAATAAAGATTAAATTCATCTATGAACCTGTGCCACCACAAAAGGGGAGTTCCTGCAAAGGGCAAATGGAAAGAAAACCACAATCCCATTATTATATCTCTTTTTAAATTTTCAAAACTGCTTCCCATAGGTGTTCCGCCATACTCTGAAATAAATGTCGGTTTTTTAAAGATAGAATTAAAGTTGTATATACTTCTAAAAAAAGTTGGAAGATTTGTTTGGGAAAAATTATAATATCCATTTGTTATGGTGTAATCAATAATATCTGACAGAATTTTATTATTTACAAGAATTGTGTAATGTGCGGTAACCATATGTTGAAAAGGGTCTATTTCTTTCAAATATTCTTTCATCTCTTTATACCATTCTGTTATTTCATCTCTAAGATAAAAATTATGAAACGCACCGATAAGATTTATTTCATTTATAATTTCCCAGGAAAAAATATAAGGAGAATACCCCCATCTTGCAACAATATATCTTAATTTATTTTTTGTAAATTTTTTTGCCCTTTCATCAGTGAAAAATTCATTCGGACTTTTTAAAAATCCACCATTTTTTATATTATAAGGATTATCCTGCCATTCCTGGTCACACCATGTACTTAACTGCCCATGATTTATAATTACAAGTTGGACATAAATATCGTTAAGTTCTGCAAATTCAATAACTTTATCCATTTTCCACGCATTTCTTAAATTATAATAACTAACTCCTCTATATCCGGGCCTATTTTCTTTCCATTCAAGTGCAGCAAACCATGAAGCCATCCAGACCTCTGTGAAATTAATTCCATTTTCTTTCATCTTTTTAAAAATATTCTCATAATAAAATGTTCCACTATCAGAATCTACTCTCTTTCCCATTAACTGTGCATATCTCTCATCTGTTGGAGAACGAATATTAAAACCAATCGGATAAAAAAATTCACCGCTTTTATATGAAAAAAATCTATTATCTATATTGCTTACCTTTACAAATTTGTTTTTTGTATCACAGGGTTCAACTATAAAATAATTAATATCAGTTGTTACTTCTTTATCATATTCTCTAATCTTAACATAAAACTTGTATCTTCCTGGTTTTTCAGGAGTAAATCTTATCTTCCAGTAAAGATATCCAACAGGAGTTAAAACTTCTTCTCCATTTTCTAAAGACCTCTCATATTCCTGATAATAAAACCCAGGAACAACAAAAGTATTATTTTCAGGGTCTATAAAAACACCATCAATACTTATTTCCTCTGGGTCAAAAGGATTGGAATATTTCTGCGGTAGAAAAAAAGAAATTTCAAATTTTTCAAATTGTAAGAGTTTTTTTTTACTTATAGAAATCTCAGGGAATACTTTAAAACTTCCTTTTATCTCATCAATGTAAATTGAACCTGTAAATTTAGTATTCAAAAATATCTTTATACCAATTTTTCTTATATTACATATTGTTTTCTCTGACCAGGGTTGAGGATGTCCTACATTTTCCCAGAAAGTACTTCCAGGTTCAACATTAATAGTTATCTTATTCCACTGTTCCTTTTTTAAAATAAAAAGAGGTGTTTGATACCATAACCATTCATTATCCTGTAAGAAAAAACATATTTTTATATCCTCAGGTGCACTGGCAGGAATGTAAATATTAAAAATTATGTTTTTATATATTGAAAGGTCTTTAAAAAACTCTTTTTCAGCAGAACCTTCACCAGAATCATCAATTTTAAAAACTAAAGACCGTTTCCCACTTAAAGATTTCTCATCTGAAAAAGTTATGTCCTTTATACAGTTATTTTTTATTGGAGTAATTTTCCAGATTTGAATATCTTCCTCAAAATCAAAAAATATATCTTCTTTTTTAACAGAGCCTGTTGAAGAGTACTGAGAAAATATAAAACTTGATAAAATAAAAAAAATTAATAAAAATTTTTTCATTACAGTTCTATTTCCCCTCCTTTTAAAGCAGATTCTTTTTCTTTCAAAACTATTTCAAGAGAATTCCTTGCATCTTCAGGTGTAACAACCTGAAACGGTTTATTATGTATTATATGGTCAACAAAATATCTGAGTTCATAAAAATAACCACCAAGGTCATCTATATTTCCTTCCACTCCATTTGCTTTTATTTTTTCAAAACTCGGCCTTTCAACTTTTCCAGATAATTCATAAACAGTTACAGTAGGTTTTTTATTAGAACTGAAATCAATTGTTGCCTTTTCAAATTTTGCTGTAAAACTCATTTCAAACTGAAAACTTGGAGGAAAATCAAAACCACCTTCTATTTCAGCAATCAATCCATTTTTAAATGTAAATATTGTAAAAACATGTGCATCAAGTCCATTTTTTTTAGCAATTTTAGAATAAATTTTTTGTGGTTTTTCATTGACAAGATAAAGTAAATAATCGGTATCATGAATATGTAAATCAATTAAAGCACCACCTGATTTCTCCTGGTCTAAAAGCCAGTCCTGCCAGCCCCATGTAGGAAGGGGAGAAACTCTTCTCATTGAAATTGTTAATAATTTTCCATATTTCCCACTCTCATAAATATCTTTTAAATACTTATATTCTGACCAAAACCTTATAACCTGTGCAACAGCAAATCTAACTTTATTTCTCTCACAAGTTTTTATCATTTCATCTGCATCTTCTACTGTTAAAGCAATTGGTTTTTCACATATCACATCTTTTCCTGCTTCTGCTGCTTTTATAACATATTCTTTATGTAAGAATGTTGGTAGACATATATCAATTAAAGTTATATCTTCTTTTTTTATTAGTTGTTCCGGGTCAAAATAAGGTATTGTTTTAAATTTTGTGGCAAGTGATTTTGCTTTATCTCCTCTTATGTCTGCAATTCCAGCAATTCTTACATCGGGCAGTTGTGAATAACAGAGAGCATGCATATTTCCCATAAAACCAGCGCCTATTATACCTACTCTCACCATTTTTTTTCCTCCTTTTTATCTGCTTTATTTAGACAACTTTTTTACTAATTCAGTTTAGTTTTCTTTTGGTATTAATTATTATTTTAACATTATCATCGCAATAGTTAAATATATACCTGTTCCAAGAATATCGGCAAGAGTTGTAATTAATGGAGCACTCGCTGTTGCAGGGT
This region of bacterium genomic DNA includes:
- a CDS encoding glycosyl transferase — translated: MVFRGLIRNKEIKINEIEIISNREWPLYTILLPIYKEKEIFNQLYMAMENIDYPKDKLDIILLIEEDDLEIKEYLKNYKMPSHWRIIEVPDFKPKTKGKALNFGLK
- a CDS encoding Gfo/Idh/MocA family oxidoreductase, encoding MVRVGIIGAGFMGNMHALCYSQLPDVRIAGIADIRGDKAKSLATKFKTIPYFDPEQLIKKEDITLIDICLPTFLHKEYVIKAAEAGKDVICEKPIALTVEDADEMIKTCERNKVRFAVAQVIRFWSEYKYLKDIYESGKYGKLLTISMRRVSPLPTWGWQDWLLDQEKSGGALIDLHIHDTDYLLYLVNEKPQKIYSKIAKKNGLDAHVFTIFTFKNGLIAEIEGGFDFPPSFQFEMSFTAKFEKATIDFSSNKKPTVTVYELSGKVERPSFEKIKANGVEGNIDDLGGYFYELRYFVDHIIHNKPFQVVTPEDARNSLEIVLKEKESALKGGEIEL
- a CDS encoding DUF5060 domain-containing protein, encoding MKKFLLIFFILSSFIFSQYSSTGSVKKEDIFFDFEEDIQIWKITPIKNNCIKDITFSDEKSLSGKRSLVFKIDDSGEGSAEKEFFKDLSIYKNIIFNIYIPASAPEDIKICFFLQDNEWLWYQTPLFILKKEQWNKITINVEPGSTFWENVGHPQPWSEKTICNIRKIGIKIFLNTKFTGSIYIDEIKGSFKVFPEISISKKKLLQFEKFEISFFLPQKYSNPFDPEEISIDGVFIDPENNTFVVPGFYYQEYERSLENGEEVLTPVGYLYWKIRFTPEKPGRYKFYVKIREYDKEVTTDINYFIVEPCDTKNKFVKVSNIDNRFFSYKSGEFFYPIGFNIRSPTDERYAQLMGKRVDSDSGTFYYENIFKKMKENGINFTEVWMASWFAALEWKENRPGYRGVSYYNLRNAWKMDKVIEFAELNDIYVQLVIINHGQLSTWCDQEWQDNPYNIKNGGFLKSPNEFFTDERAKKFTKNKLRYIVARWGYSPYIFSWEIINEINLIGAFHNFYLRDEITEWYKEMKEYLKEIDPFQHMVTAHYTILVNNKILSDIIDYTITNGYYNFSQTNLPTFFRSIYNFNSIFKKPTFISEYGGTPMGSSFENLKRDIIMGLWFSFHLPFAGTPLLWWHRFIDEFNLYYIYKIFSEYTKGVDRLKFPLESENVIIDGAGKNQIFTVATGNRFFSSVFLYDYSVIRNVERRDFPEYNNMICFLKDKRTGKFKVEFYDPEKGKIDEKEILSDEKGNLKVEIPPFKKWIALKVNFYGE